A single genomic interval of Eurosta solidaginis isolate ZX-2024a chromosome 3, ASM4086904v1, whole genome shotgun sequence harbors:
- the LOC137243498 gene encoding uncharacterized protein produces MWLILLFGLFISTTNCDLSIPLCPSGGQPVCAKSDYELIYFENECKLNVYSYQRLFAGQSRPTRIALEECFSNCAGIICPAIYKPVCAQQIPEGPASTLPNACLVNQLICVTKKRKSLQIVCITRLLLYLKIVSRLTEWIITSNAPCVSTSESSESYHGAYAVPPPSSEPTSYNGSKSESAHSVHSKQVPSTNGHAPNTARYTQTLLASATSSDKYTLAAYSSLLPEKKESEPKSAPATSYQLSSSKTHHLTYASSSQGLPPVEKLSYHTSLPISLTDSSHVSYAFDPTQHGSADAAPTHPIYATPTESPLPYVPTHLYKVPVSQSSTYAPSNDNPQQSPNVYHAPSSQSQQSTYVASAHITPAVVPPASSYPSSDQASVSYATTASPSPDTLPVYVAPEISETAPTSYPHPSSQISSSAGNSYNAENIHPALSSLHYHGQQQTTPSHYENAQTSNYVPSSNGVHHANNPQTGSYSNTYQGRADSASGYNENSQTTNQDKAASYHAANSQSGPYSNDYKTAAPSESTHYDSSRHLSEENSHYGNSHISTQVSPTPSSFYQIDTPEPAPYSNEGAVQPTPTHYENSLPLPNVSSPSTNSYQAGIPHSSDYQEAEIAEPFDYQNSQISNQYSAAGIESYTEKNTHSGQSSYETKYQTPVQPEPAHNENSQPTNQEKSYPSNVSLSYELPETVYPTLSSDDLRGAFLPNETHYAISKPSHYASSTPSEFYQTNSSHPLQNPNNYQGVVPSEPGHYGNLQTSRQPLQSTASSYQVVETPYSKPVEKEYQETVHPAPAKYENLSQPNEGNYNLQNPNSNDYQEKAAEITQAHYGNSVPDPVVNAYPTAEEVSAPSACLEEGSVQSYHVPHKAPEHLPTISVATQSNTEGHNISPVNYSRVDTNATVYANPISEDSYLNAAPVASDPVSYTPKETASKSKDTSRQETYTAPEVASDYVSPSQEIIQPTDAYPSTNQYIAPNSTQARISSPSEEIYSKGNSYPTLVKDSISYAKSAQSQQSSDTSPALYPHQPKQSAHQKTSISSLNIYLAPAPAHAKSPTLNVYTIPYRYPLSASGPSQISEEIPYPQAPSNSIKAELQIPIQEISEAYDPKLAEIVGKWIDSKDDIQHLLLNDDNSLGVPFYYQPSITLIQYNDHKSQHSKK; encoded by the exons ATGTGGctaatacttttatttggtttattTATTTCCACCACTAATTGTGATCTTAGCATACCACTGTGCCCTAGTGGTGGTCAGCCAGTTTgtgcgaaatccgattatgaacTTATTTACTTCGAGAATGAATGTAAGCTTAATGTTTACAGTTACCAAAGGCTCTTTGCTGGACAATCAA GGCCCACTAGGATAGCACTCGAGGAGTGTTTCTCCAACTGTGCCGGAATTATATGTCCAGCTATTTATAAGCCTGTGTGTGCGCAACAAATACCGGAAGGACCTGCGAGTACGCTACCTAATGCCTGCTTAGTGAATCAGCTGATTTGTGTAACGAAAAAACGTAAGTCACTTCAAATAGTTTGTATCACGCGACTTCTCTTATACCTTAAAATTGTGTCTCGTCTTACAGAATGGATAATTACCAGTAATGCTCCATGCGTTTCAACATCGGAGTCAAGTGAAAGCTACCATGGAGCTTACGCAGTACCACCACCTAGTTCCGAGCCCACCTCATATAATGGATCTAAATCGGAATCTGCGCATTCAGTACACAGCAAACAGGTCCCCTCAACTAATGGACATGCTCCAAACACAGCCAGATATACCCAAACATTACTGGCATCCGCTACATCATCAGATAAATATACATTAGCAGCATATTCCTCCTTGTTGCCGGAAAAGAAAGAAAGTGAACCTAAATCAGCACCGGCAACATCATACCAATTATCTAGCTCAAAAACGCATCACCTAACTTATGCAAGCTCAAGCCAAGGTTTGCCACCGGTGGAGAAATTGTCATATCACACCTCTTTGCCAATATCATTAACTGATTCGTCACATGTGTCATACGCATTTGATCCTACACAGCACGGTTCAGCAGATGCAGCTCCTACACATCCGATTTATGCAACTCCTACTGAGAGTCCATTGCCATATGTACCAACGCATCTCTACAAGGTTCCTGTAAGCCAGTCCAGCACTTATGCACCATCGAATGACAATCCTCAACAAAGCCCCAACGTATATCATGCTCCTAGCTCACAATCTCAACAAAGCACTTACGTTGCCTCAGCTCATATTACACCAGCAGTAGTGCCTCCGGCATCCAGTTATCCATCATCAGACCAAGCTTCTGTTTCTTATGCTACCACTGCATCTCCTTCTCCCGATACACTTCCGGTATATGTAGCTCCTGAAATCTCCGAAACAGCTCCAACTTCATATCCGCATCCTTCAAGTCAGATTTCATCATCAGCTGGAAATTCGTATAACGCAGAGAATATACATCCAGCACTATCATCTCTGCACTATCACGGACAACAGCAGACAACTCCTTCACACTATGAAAATGCGCAGACTTCGAATTACGTTCCGTCATCTAATGGTGTCCATCATGCTAATAATCCTCAAACTGGATCGTATTCCAATACTTATCAAGGAAGAGCTGATTCCGCGTCAGGGTATAATGAAAATTCACAAACTACCAATCAAGACAAAGCAGCTTCTTACCATGCTGCGAATTCACAATCCGGGCCTTACTCAAACGATTATAAAACAGCAGCCCCTTCCGAGTCAACCCATTACGACAGTTCCCGGCATTTGAGTGAAGAAAATTCTCATTATGGAAACTCGCACATTTCAACCCAAGTTTCCCCTACTCCTTCCAGTTTTTATCAAATAGATACTCCAGAACCAGCGCCATATTCCAACGAAGGTGCAGTCCAACCCACACCAACTCATTACGAAAATTCACTGCCTTTGCCAAACGTTTCGTCTCCTTCTACTAATTCCTATCAAGCTGGTATTCCACATTCAAGCGATTACCAAGAAGCAGAAATAGCCGAGCCATTCGATTACCAAAATTCTCAAATCTCAAACCAATATTCGGCAGCTGGTATTGAATCTTATACGGAGAAGAATACTCATTCAGGACAAAGTTCGTACGAAACGAAATATCAAACACCAGTTCAACCCGAGCCAGCTCACAATGAAAACTCGCAGCCTACAAATCAAGAAAAATCATATCCATCGAATGTAAGTCTATCATATGAACTGCCCGAGACTGTGTATCCAACATTAAGTTCGGACGATTTAAGGGGCGCTTTCTTACCTAATGAGACCCATTATGCAATTTCGAAGCCTTCACATTATGCTTCTAGCACACCTTCGGAGTTCTATCAAACAAATTCATCGCATCCATTACAGAATCCCAATAATTATCAAGGCGTCGTCCCATCCGAACCAGGTCATTACGGAAACTTGCAAACTTCAAGGCAACCTTTGCAATCAACTGCAAGCTCTTATCAAGTGGTAGAAACTCCATATTCAAAGCCAGTGGAAAAAGAATATCAAGAAACTGTTCACCCCGCACCTGCTAAATACGAAAATTTGAGCCAGCCAAATGAAGGTAATTACAATCTTCAAAATCCGAATTCTAACGATTATCAAGAGAAGGCTGCAGAAATCACGCAAGCCCACTATGGCAATTCTGTTCCAGATCCAGTCGTTAATGCTTATCCAACCGCGGAAGAGGTCAGTGCACCGTCTGCTTGTCTGGAAGAAGGATCCGTACAATCGTATCATGTTCCTCACAAGGCCCCAGAGCATTTACCAACCATTTCTGTTGCCACACAATCGAATACCGAAGGTCATAACATATCTCCTGTCAACTATTCACGCGTCGACACAAATGCAACTGTCTACGCGAATCCAATTTCTGAGGATTCCTACTTGAACGCAGCGCCAGTTGCATCTGATCCTGTGAGCTACACACCAAAGGAAACCGCATCTAAATCAAAAGATACATCCCGTCAAGAAACGTACACAGCACCAGAGGTGGCTTCGGATTACGTAAGCCCAAGTCAAGAAATTATTCAGCCAACAGATGCTTATCCATCAACGAATCAATACATAGCGCCTAATTCTACTCAAGCGAGAATTTCTTCACCCAGTGAGGAAATATATTCTAAAGGTAATTCTTACCCAACACTGGTTAAAGATTCCATTTCTTATGCTAAAAGCGCTCAAAGTCAACAAAGTTCAGACACATCTCCAGCTTTATATCCTCACCAGCCAAAACAGTCAGCGCATCAGAAAACGTCAATTTCGAGCCTCAACATTTACTTGGCTCCTGCTCCAGCTCACGCAAAATCACCAACCCTAAACGTCTATACTATACCATATCGGTATCCGTTATCGGCTTCGGGGCCTTCACAAATTTCAGAGGAAATCCCATACCCTCAAGCGCCTTCAAATTCAATCAAAGCCGAATTACAAATTCCAATTCAGGAAATATCTGAAGCTTATGACCCAAAACTTGCCGAAATAGTTGGGAAGTGGATTGACAGTAAAGACGACATCCAACATCTTTTATTAAACGATGATAATAGTTTGGGCGTGCCTTTCTACTATCAACCCAGTATTACGCTCATACAGTATAATGACCACAAATCTcaacactcaaaaaaataa